The following proteins come from a genomic window of Acinonyx jubatus isolate Ajub_Pintada_27869175 chromosome C1, VMU_Ajub_asm_v1.0, whole genome shotgun sequence:
- the CFAP276 gene encoding cilia- and flagella-associated protein 276 isoform X2, protein MPFTRDPFQHPTLDNDDSYLGKARASKKLPYKNPNHLAQQQEPWSRLNSTPTITSMRREVYFFDPEIPKDDLDFRLAALYNHHTGTFKNKNETLLHQETTQDTHGIIKTQFPGEPLPPPLPPSITSQANIRHWINPKKESIHSIQGSIVSPHTAATNGGYSRKNDGGFFST, encoded by the exons ATGCCTTTCACCCGAGACCCTTTCCAGCACCCTACGTTGGATAACGATGATTCCTACTTGGGAAAAGCCCGAGCTTCCAAG AAACTGCCATATAAGAACCCAAATCACCTTGCTCAGCAACAGGAACCCTGGAGTCGGCTCAACTCAACTCCCACAATCACCTCCATGAGGcgggaagtttatttttttgatccTGAG ATACCCAAGGATGACCTGGATTTCCGCTTAGCAGCCTTGTACAACCACCACACAGGGACATTCAAGAACAAAAATGAGACACTCTTACATCAGGAGACCACCCAGGATACCCATGG AATCATCAAGACCCAATTCCCTGGAGAACCTTTACCCCCTCCTCTGCCACCTTCCATCACTTCCCAGGCTAACATCAGACACTGGATCAACCCTAAGAAGGAGTCTATCCACAGCATCCAGGGATCCATAG tGTCCCCTCATACTGCAGCCACCAATGGAGGCTACTCCCGAAAGAATGATGGTGGCTTCTTCTCTACCTAG
- the CFAP276 gene encoding cilia- and flagella-associated protein 276 isoform X1, whose translation MAAAAAGARRVGGRAPGVCNRPNRRARGACKERSRNILQAIATKSTFSIALLCHGPFMSTSNFADVAFDKYLFSTSCVWSDRRKIETPSHLQKLQFGRVAPKLPYKNPNHLAQQQEPWSRLNSTPTITSMRREVYFFDPEIPKDDLDFRLAALYNHHTGTFKNKNETLLHQETTQDTHGIIKTQFPGEPLPPPLPPSITSQANIRHWINPKKESIHSIQGSIVSPHTAATNGGYSRKNDGGFFST comes from the exons ATGGCAGCCGCCGCCGCTGGCGCGCGCCGCGTGGGAGGGCGCGCGCCCGGGGTCTGCAACCGGCCCAATAGGCGGGCACGGGGGGCGTGTAAAGAACGCAGTAGAAACATCCTCCAAGCCATCGCCACCAAATCCACCTTTTCCATTGCCCTTTTGTGCCATGGGCCTTTTATGAGCACCTCTAATTTTGCAGACGTGGCGTTCGACAAATACTTATTTAGCACCTCCTGTGTGTGGAGCGATAGAAGGAAGATTGAGACGCCATCTCACCTCCAGAAGTTACAGTTTGGAAGAGTGGCCCCG AAACTGCCATATAAGAACCCAAATCACCTTGCTCAGCAACAGGAACCCTGGAGTCGGCTCAACTCAACTCCCACAATCACCTCCATGAGGcgggaagtttatttttttgatccTGAG ATACCCAAGGATGACCTGGATTTCCGCTTAGCAGCCTTGTACAACCACCACACAGGGACATTCAAGAACAAAAATGAGACACTCTTACATCAGGAGACCACCCAGGATACCCATGG AATCATCAAGACCCAATTCCCTGGAGAACCTTTACCCCCTCCTCTGCCACCTTCCATCACTTCCCAGGCTAACATCAGACACTGGATCAACCCTAAGAAGGAGTCTATCCACAGCATCCAGGGATCCATAG tGTCCCCTCATACTGCAGCCACCAATGGAGGCTACTCCCGAAAGAATGATGGTGGCTTCTTCTCTACCTAG